Proteins from a genomic interval of Rhizobium favelukesii:
- a CDS encoding tyrosine-type recombinase/integrase, which translates to MLERFFVKPQTIDRIMDCWLGPQIEQYVKALCERAYTPRSIYRRVPVLVKFAAFTAGQNVERIEEAEGLFEPFIADWLSNRHPDRSADARRRDRNFVTGVMRHFFSLVVWKAGDDRTRPSLPDPFAVQIPGFFDYLRDERGLRQSSIAHYRHYLRVFEWHLGDIGCDPKSLTLPVVTTFITTQASHFGRTAMISLASILRVFLRYLHREHVLQRDISKLVEIPQRYRLADIPRSISWGSVQDMLDQVDRRTVVGRRDYAMLLLMAVYGLRSREVALLTLDDVDWKRDRLHVRGRKAEHSTTYPLAPVVGEAIVDYLRNGRPDVQSRLLFWRHLAPQSPLTHSAVSATASKYLHRAGIPVSRPGSHTLRHASSAW; encoded by the coding sequence ATGTTGGAACGCTTTTTCGTCAAACCACAAACTATCGATCGGATTATGGATTGCTGGCTAGGGCCGCAGATCGAGCAGTACGTGAAGGCTTTGTGCGAACGTGCCTATACGCCTCGAAGCATCTATCGCCGCGTTCCCGTCCTGGTGAAGTTCGCGGCATTCACTGCCGGCCAGAACGTCGAACGCATAGAAGAAGCGGAAGGGCTCTTCGAGCCGTTCATCGCTGACTGGTTGTCAAATCGCCATCCCGATCGATCGGCTGATGCACGTCGACGCGACCGCAACTTTGTCACTGGCGTCATGCGGCATTTCTTCAGCCTGGTCGTATGGAAGGCAGGCGATGACCGCACTAGACCTTCGCTGCCCGATCCATTTGCGGTCCAGATTCCAGGGTTCTTCGATTATCTCCGCGATGAGCGAGGGTTGCGGCAAAGCTCCATCGCGCATTACCGGCATTACCTGCGCGTCTTTGAGTGGCATCTCGGCGATATAGGATGCGATCCGAAGTCGCTTACATTACCGGTGGTGACGACCTTCATCACGACACAGGCCTCTCATTTCGGCCGCACCGCGATGATCAGTCTCGCCAGCATCCTGCGGGTCTTCCTGCGATACCTGCATCGGGAACACGTCCTTCAGCGCGACATCAGCAAGCTGGTCGAGATACCTCAACGTTATCGGCTGGCCGATATCCCTCGATCGATTAGTTGGGGTTCGGTCCAGGATATGCTCGATCAGGTGGACCGGCGCACCGTGGTTGGCCGGCGCGACTACGCCATGCTGCTGCTGATGGCCGTTTATGGGCTGCGCTCCCGTGAAGTAGCGCTGCTGACGCTCGACGATGTCGACTGGAAGCGCGATCGGCTGCATGTGCGCGGGCGCAAGGCCGAGCACAGCACCACCTATCCGCTGGCCCCCGTCGTTGGTGAGGCGATCGTGGATTACCTCAGGAACGGGCGGCCTGACGTTCAAAGCCGATTGCTTTTCTGGCGGCACTTGGCGCCACAATCGCCACTCACACACTCTGCGGTGTCGGCCACTGCCAGCAAGTATCTTCATCGCGCGGGGATTCCGGTTAGCCGTCCAGGATCACACACTCTCCGTCATGCGTCCAGCGCCTGGTAG
- the istB gene encoding IS21-like element helper ATPase IstB, whose translation MLIHPTINMLRELGLHGMATAFQELDANQKRAASSTENGLRYCSNERPPCVARSVSKPAPGLRSFAMMQIENADFRAARGLDRNLFMTLAGCDWIRKHHSLLVTGPAGVGKSWLACALGHKACREDFSVAYHRVPRLFATLALARGDGRYGRILKSLAKTDLLILDDWGPEKLNDDQRRDLLEIIEDRYERRSTIVTSQVPLDRWWEIIGNPTLADAILDRLVHNAYRIDLIGESMRKQRSPMALETQQSLT comes from the coding sequence ATGCTTATCCATCCGACCATCAACATGCTGCGCGAACTCGGCCTCCACGGCATGGCCACAGCCTTCCAGGAGCTCGATGCCAATCAGAAGCGCGCGGCCTCGAGCACGGAGAATGGCTTGCGCTACTGCTCGAACGAGAGGCCACCATGCGTCGCCAGAAGCGTTTCGAAGCCCGCGCCAGGGCTGCGAAGCTTCGCCATGATGCAGATCGAGAATGCCGACTTTCGTGCCGCACGCGGTCTCGACCGCAACCTGTTCATGACGCTTGCCGGCTGCGACTGGATCCGCAAGCATCATAGTCTGCTCGTCACCGGGCCAGCCGGTGTCGGCAAAAGTTGGCTGGCCTGTGCGCTCGGCCACAAAGCATGCCGCGAGGATTTCTCCGTTGCATACCACCGCGTTCCCCGGCTGTTCGCCACGCTCGCGCTTGCAAGAGGGGACGGGCGATACGGCAGAATCCTCAAATCTCTCGCCAAGACCGACCTGCTGATCCTCGACGACTGGGGACCGGAAAAACTCAACGATGATCAGCGCCGCGATCTTCTCGAGATCATCGAAGACCGCTACGAGCGTCGCTCGACGATCGTCACAAGCCAGGTGCCCCTGGATCGCTGGTGGGAAATTATTGGAAACCCAACGCTCGCCGATGCCATACTGGATCGCCTCGTTCACAACGCCTATCGCATCGATCTCATTGGCGAAAGTATGCGCAAACAGCGTTCACCGATGGCGCTTGAAACACAGCAAAGCTTGACCTGA